One region of Culex pipiens pallens isolate TS chromosome 2, TS_CPP_V2, whole genome shotgun sequence genomic DNA includes:
- the LOC120423257 gene encoding borealin-like isoform X2, which yields MTRTKTGRRLVSKKRGSVDEKTRIANKMRDFEVTVDCELANLELKFRDEMDRVQRLVDGLKTRIPKKYLTMTINQIREYQEEAEKIEASFYGDRTAVMAANLSVLLEKSARKKSKDDEESDHPERLSAMSSASKRVGPLMSAKFRRRSKSAGGVTNTSTVNRSLYQNQTATLVDRSALGKTLGTSVLAKDRNSRAKAKTPMPNRPKAISVDRIYGAITPKVQPNSAMAILRHARLGEPVYAITGSPVITANILESTANVNIPVENGMLSIRPTEMGTVDPAMVSKIDPHVLAELKQLQENLNVIMRTLKL from the exons atgactCGCACAAAGACCGGCCGCCGGCTGGTGAGCAAAAAGCGCGGTTCCGTCGACGAGAAAACCCGAATCGCCAACAAAATGCGCGACTTCGAGGTGACGG TTGATTGCGAGTTGGCCAATCTGGAGCTGAAATTTCGAGACGAAATGGATCGCGTTCAGCGGTTGGTCGATGGGCTAAAGACCAGAATCCCGAAGAAATATCTCACAATGACCATCAATCAGATCAGAGAATAT CAAGAAGAGGCAGAGAAGATCGAAGCGTCCTTCTACGGCGATCGCACCGCCGTCATGGCCGCCAACCTGAGTGTACTGCTGGAGAAATCCGCTCGCAAAAAGTCCAAAGATGACG AGGAAAGTGACCACCCGGAGCGGCTGTCCGCGATGTCGTCGGCCTCGAAGCGCGTCGGTCCGCTCATGTCGGCCAAGTTCCGACGCCGCAGCAAGTCGGCCGGTGGAGTCACCAACACGTCCACCGTCAATCGCAGCTTGTACCAGAACCAGACGGCTACGCTGGTGGATCGATCGGCACTGGGGAAAACCCTCGGAACCAGCGTGCTGGCCAAGGATCGTAACTCGAG AGCCAAAGCCAAAACCCCGATGCCAAACCGTCCGAAGGCGATCAGCGTGGATCGAATCTACGGTGCCATCACGCCCAAGGTGCAACCCAACTCAGCGATGGCCATCCTCCGTCACGCCCGGCTGGGCGAACCCGTCTATGCCATCACTGGAAGTCCGGTGATCACTGCCAA CATTCTGGAATCGACCGCTAACGTAAACATCCCCGTCGAAAACGGCATGCTGTCGATCCGGCCAACGGAGATGGGCACCGTCGACCCGGCCATGGTCAGCAAAATCGATCCGCACGTGCTGGCCGAGCTGAAGCAGCTGCAGGAGAACCTGAACGTGATCATGCGGACGCTGAAGCTGTAG
- the LOC120423257 gene encoding borealin-like isoform X1 has translation MTRTKTGRRLVSKKRGSVDEKTRIANKMRDFEVTVDCELANLELKFRDEMDRVQRLVDGLKTRIPKKYLTMTINQIREYQEEAEKIEASFYGDRTAVMAANLSVLLEKSARKKSKDDGYLTEESDHPERLSAMSSASKRVGPLMSAKFRRRSKSAGGVTNTSTVNRSLYQNQTATLVDRSALGKTLGTSVLAKDRNSRAKAKTPMPNRPKAISVDRIYGAITPKVQPNSAMAILRHARLGEPVYAITGSPVITANILESTANVNIPVENGMLSIRPTEMGTVDPAMVSKIDPHVLAELKQLQENLNVIMRTLKL, from the exons atgactCGCACAAAGACCGGCCGCCGGCTGGTGAGCAAAAAGCGCGGTTCCGTCGACGAGAAAACCCGAATCGCCAACAAAATGCGCGACTTCGAGGTGACGG TTGATTGCGAGTTGGCCAATCTGGAGCTGAAATTTCGAGACGAAATGGATCGCGTTCAGCGGTTGGTCGATGGGCTAAAGACCAGAATCCCGAAGAAATATCTCACAATGACCATCAATCAGATCAGAGAATAT CAAGAAGAGGCAGAGAAGATCGAAGCGTCCTTCTACGGCGATCGCACCGCCGTCATGGCCGCCAACCTGAGTGTACTGCTGGAGAAATCCGCTCGCAAAAAGTCCAAAGATGACG GGTACCTTACAGAGGAAAGTGACCACCCGGAGCGGCTGTCCGCGATGTCGTCGGCCTCGAAGCGCGTCGGTCCGCTCATGTCGGCCAAGTTCCGACGCCGCAGCAAGTCGGCCGGTGGAGTCACCAACACGTCCACCGTCAATCGCAGCTTGTACCAGAACCAGACGGCTACGCTGGTGGATCGATCGGCACTGGGGAAAACCCTCGGAACCAGCGTGCTGGCCAAGGATCGTAACTCGAG AGCCAAAGCCAAAACCCCGATGCCAAACCGTCCGAAGGCGATCAGCGTGGATCGAATCTACGGTGCCATCACGCCCAAGGTGCAACCCAACTCAGCGATGGCCATCCTCCGTCACGCCCGGCTGGGCGAACCCGTCTATGCCATCACTGGAAGTCCGGTGATCACTGCCAA CATTCTGGAATCGACCGCTAACGTAAACATCCCCGTCGAAAACGGCATGCTGTCGATCCGGCCAACGGAGATGGGCACCGTCGACCCGGCCATGGTCAGCAAAATCGATCCGCACGTGCTGGCCGAGCTGAAGCAGCTGCAGGAGAACCTGAACGTGATCATGCGGACGCTGAAGCTGTAG